A window of Actinomycetes bacterium genomic DNA:
GCGACCGGCGTAGCGGCGGGCCTCATCCACACGTTCGACCAGACCGTGATGCTCACCGGAGCGCTGGCCATGGGGCTGTGCCTGTTCACCGGGCTGGCCTGGCTGGGGTGGCGGGCCTGGCGGGCCTGGCGCGCCCCCAGCATCCTCGGCGCCGAGGGGCTGGTCGGCCGGCGGGCCACCGTCCGGCGGGCGGTCGGCCGGACCGGCTGGGTGCTGCTGGACGGTGCGCTGTGGCGGGCGCGCAGCAACAGCGGGCCGATGCGGGCCGACCAGACGGTCCGGGTGCTGGCCGTGGAGGGCCTCGAGCTGCTCGTCGCGCCGGAGGAGTGGGAGGAGGAGGGTGGCGGCGCGGTCATCACCGCCCTCCGGGCCCGCTGGTGGTGAGCCCTCCGGTGGGGGTGCGCAGGCCCCGGCTGGGTGCGCAGCCCGGCGGCGTTCGGATCACCCGGTGGTCGCCTGGACCGCGGCGGCGGTCGTGGCGGCCATCTCCTCGACCTCGGCGTCGGTGGCCACCAACGGCGGGCCGAGCATGACGAGGTCGCCCTCGGTGCCGTCGGCGCAGCCGGTCGAGGAGTACAGCAACAGGCCCCGGTCGCGGGCTGCGGCCACGACCCGCTCGGCGACCTGCGCCGAGCGCGGGAACGGCGCGCGGCTGGCCCGGTCGGCGACCAGCTCGACGGCGACCATGAGCCCGAGGCCGCGCACGTCCCCGACCCGCTGATGGCCGGCGAGCCGTGCCTCGAGCTCGGCCAGGAGCCGCTTGCCCTTGCCGGCGGCCGCCTCCACGAGCCCGTCCTGGCGCAGGATGCGCAGCACCTCCCGGCCGGCGGCCGCCCCGACCACGTGGTGGGAGTAGGTGAGGCCGTGGGTGAACCCGGTCCCGGCGATGGTGTCGTGGACCGGGCCGCTGGCCACCGCCAGCCCGAGCGGCCAGTAGCCCGACGCAGCGCCCTTGGCGGCTGCCAGGACGTCGGGACGGACGCCCCAGTGGTCGCAGCCGAACCAGCGGCCGGTGCGGCCGAACCCGGTCATCACCTCGTCGGCGACGAGCAGCACGCCGTGACGCCGGCACACCTCGGCCACAGCCGGCCAGTAGTCGTCGGGCGGCACCGCCGCCCCCAGCGCGGCACCGGCGACCGGTTCGGCCACGAACGCGGCCACTGTCCCCGGCCCGGCCCGCACGATGGCGGCCTCGAGGGCGTCGGCGTAGCGCCGCCCGCAGCCGTCGGGATGGGTGTCCGGGAACGGGCAGCGGTACTCGTAGGCGGCCAGCGTGTGGCTGGCCTGCCCGAGCCAGGGCAGGTAGGGGCGGCGCAGCGGCTCCCGCCCGGACACGTCCAGGGCGCCCCGGGTGTTGCCGTGGTAGGAGCCCCACCGCGCGATCACCTTGTGGCGGTCCTCGCCTCGGGCCAGGTGGTAGGCGCGGGCCATCTTCAGCGCGGTCTCGATCGCCTCGCTCCCCCCTGACACCGGGTAGACGCGGGCGTCGTCGACCGGGACCACCTCGGCCAACTCGGCGGCGTAGGCCTCGAGCGCGTCGGAGGTGAACATCGTGCCGTGGGCGTAGGCGACCGCGAGCGCCTGCGTGCGGATCGCCTCGACGACCCGCTCGTCGCCGTGGCCGACGCCGACCACGACCGCGCCGCCGGCCCCGTCGAGGTAGCGACGGCCGTCGGCGTCCCACACCTGCGCGCCCCTGGCCCGGGCCACTCGCGGCAGGCCGCCCGGGACCCGATGGAAGACGTGGCTACTTGACATAGATGCGCTGGGGGTCGAGCTCCTCGCGGATCAGGCGGAGCTCCTCGCCGGTCGGGGCGGGCGTGGTGGCCAGGTCGCCGGCCACCCGCACGTCCCAGCCGGTCGCCGCCCGCACCTCGTCGACGGTGACCCCAGGATGCACGGTGGCCAGGACCATCTCGCCGGTGTCGGCGTCGAACCGGTAGGTCCCAAGGTCGGTCACCACCACCGACGGCCCCCGGCCCTGCCAGCCCTGGGCGGCCCGCAGGGCGGCCCCGCCGAGGTTGCCTGGGCTGGTCTGGAAGTCGACCCGCTCCACGAACGAGCGGGCCGACTGGCGCATCAGCACGAACACCTCGCGCGCGTTGATGGCGATCTCGCACGCCCCGCCGGAGCCGGGCAGGCGCACCTTGGGGTGGTCGTAGGGGCCGATCACGGTGGTGTTGATGTTGCCGTACCGGTCGAGCTGGGCCGCGCCGAGGAACCCGACGTCGATCAGCCCGCCCTGAAGGTAGTACTGGAACAGCTCCACCATGCTCATCGCCGCGGTGGCGCCGGTGACCAGGCAGGGGTCGCCGATGGACAGCGGCAGGCGGGCGGGCCGGGCGCCGTACACCCCCGACTCGTAGACCAGCTCGACATCGGGCGCGACGGTCCGCTGGGCGAGCGCGACCGCGATGTTGGGCAGCCCAATGCCCACGAAGCAGACGCGCCGGCCGGCCAGCGCGCGCGCCCCCGCCACGACCAGCATCTCCGACCGCGACCAGCCAGATCCCGGTGCTCCGACGCTGCCGCCGCCCGCGCCGCTTACCGGTGGTCCCCCGCTGCCGCCGCCCGCGCCGCTCACCGGTAGTCCCCGTAGTCGACGGGGCCGGCCAGGGCCGGGCCGGGGGTGAGCTCCCGCCAGCGCGCCTCGCCGAGCTTGTCGACGTACTCGGCGTGGGTCGCGGTGCCGTGGACCCACTCCTTCAGCCATGCCTCGAGCAGCTCGGGGTCGCGGCTGATCCGGTCCCACTCCAGGTAGAAGCGGTTGTCGCGGTCGTAGTAGCCCTGCGCGTAGGAGGGGTGGGCGCCCCGGGGGCAGACGACCACGGCGTCGACCTTCATGCCCGGGACGAGGGTCCGGTTGGGGTCGGCGCGCACCACCTCCTCCCCCACCAGCTCCTCGACCACCACGATGACCCGCCTGGCGGCGAACGCCGCCTCCTTCTGGCAGCCGGTCAGGCCCCAGACCTGGGCGTTGCCGCCAGCGTCGGCCCGCTGGGCGTGGACAATGGTCACGTCGGGGGTGAGCGGCGGCACCGCGTACACCGTCTCCCCGCCGAACGGTGAGGCGACCGGCCGGATGTTCGGGTTCACAGCGGGCAGGTCGGTCTCGAAGTAGGACCGCAGCGGGTAGAACGGCAGGTTCGCCGCGCCCGCGGTATAGCGGCCGACCATGCCGAAGTGGGAGTACTCCTCGAGCTCGAGCGGGGCCGGGTCGGCCTGCTCGACCCGGCGCCGGATCGCGTGCAGCGACCCCACGCCCGGGTTGCCGAGCCAGGAGAACACCAGCTTGCGGGCGACCCCGGCGCCGACCATCTGGTCGTAGACCACGTCGGGGGTGAGCCGGCACAGGACGAGGTCGCGCTTGCGCTGGCGGATCACCTCGTGGCCGGCCGCGAACGAGATGAGGTGGGTGAACCCCTCGATGGCCAGCGTGTCGCCGTCGCGCACCAACTCCCGGACGGCGTCGGCCATGGTGGTCACCTTGCCGCCCGCGGAGGCCGCGCGCGGCTCAACCGCCAACGCCCTCACCCCTCATGCCGCTCCGCTCCGTCGGTCACCAGGCCGCGCCCGCCGCTGGCACCGGCCGGGACACGATACCGTACGCCCGACTACCGTAGCCCGACCCGCCGCGGGCGGGGACGCAGGGACGTGGGTGGGCCTGGCCTGCCGCGGCGCGGGACGCGGGGACGCCCCACCCGCCGCAGGCGGGACGTAGGCAGGGCACGCCCGAAACATACGAACCGTCGTGCTGGTCGCCGACCAGGGTGACGGTCAGGTCAATGTGGGCGGTCGGATAGGCAGGGCCCGTCACCGGGCCCCGCCCTGCTCAGAGTGAAGTAGGCCGCCGACGTGGTGCCCGTGGTTGGGGTCCTGTTCCGTCGGCCCCTTCCCGAACCGTGCTGGCGAGCTTTCCCCGCACACGGCTCTCCGGTGCTCAGTTCCGGGTGGTGGCTGTGGCCCGTCCTGCGTGGATGTCCTGGTGGCAGCGGTCGCAGACCACGAGGGTCTTGCGCTTGCGCATGGCCATCAGGCGCACCCACGACGGCCGTTCCAGCCGTCCTGGCTTGTTGAGACCGGCGAGTTTGCGGACGTGGTGGACTTGCAGTCCGGTGCGTCCCTCGCACAGCTCACACCGTCCGGCGAGGAGCCGGTGGAGCAGCTCGTTGCGCCGGGTGGTGGCCATGACCGGCGTGCGATCGGTGATGACGGCGGTGCGCTGGCGTTGGAGCGGGATGCCGCCGAAGCGGGCGACCAGCGGTTTCCTGCCTTCATCGCGCCGCAGCGTGACCTGGAAGCAGAACCGGCGGCGCTGGCGACCGCGTGGGGATCGTCGAACGCAACATCGATTTGGTCGAGGGTGGCCGCGGCGTAGGATACGGCCATCGAAAGAGTGTCCTCCTCCTGCGGGGGAAGCGTCCCTGGTCCGCGTGGAGACCGAGGACGCTTCCACCGTGGGGAGCAGCCGAGGTTGAGGGAGCCGTCACCTCGCCCTCGGGGTTGGCGCTCCCCAGCCTGACGACCAGCGGCTACGGTACGGCCAGCTCCCGTGACCACGCCCACAGGGCGTGGATCGCGGCGGGCACCTCCGAAGGCACCGGCAACCCCAGCGCGACCGCCTCCACCCACAGCGCCGAGCGCCAGTTCCCACCGCGCCGCCGAGACCTCCCCCGGTCCCAGCCCGGCGGGCGGCACCCCGCCGGGCCGAACACCTCGGCGATTTGGATCGCCCGGGCGACCTGCCATCCCGCTCCAGCCCGCCCCGCCGCGCTGGCAGCGGGCGAGCGGCCCAACCGCGACCACGATCCGGCCACGCCCTCACAGTCAGCGGCCTCCACGCGGCCACACCCCGGCCAACAGCCACGCGCCCGCCCCGGCCATCCGGCGTTTCAGATGCCGGAGGCCACCCGCCGACCGGCGTCCACCCTGGGTCGCGGCATGCCGCCCGCCCCGGGTGGCGACGCGCCGTGCAACGACCGCATCAGCCGCAGCGTCCGCGCGCTGGCCGCCCTCCACCGTGCGAGGCGCAGGAACACGCCGCTCGATCTCCTGCTCGCGCTCAGCCAACCACCGCAGCGCCCGCTCGGCCGCCTCGATGTCGCGGTCCAGGGTCACGGCTGACGCCAGCCCCAGCACCAGCGCGCCCAGCATGGCCCCAACGAGCACGCTGGCCGCATCGAGCACAACTCCCGTTCCTCCTCGTTCACCGGTAGCTGGCCGGCCGGACCTGGCAGGAGGCAATCCCACCGCAGCCAGGCCCGGACCCTCGACCCGTCGGCCACGCCGTCCGCCGAGTACTGCGGCATGGAAACGCCTGTTCAGGGAGGTTGTCGATGGCGACAAACCCCGATAGGTTGCCAACCAACAAACAAACCTGGGGAGAGCGTCATGGCCCGCCCGCCGAAGCCTCTGGACCCGTCAGCCTCGCAAGCTGCCCGGCTCGGCGCCGCAGTCCGGCAACGGCGGGAAGAGCTAGGCATAATCCAAGAAGAACTCGCCGAGATGATCCTCTTCTCGCGCACGCATCTGGCCCAGGTGGAACTCGGCAAGGCATCCGCCTCCGAGGAGTTCGTACGACGCTGCGATGGGGCCCTCAAAGCCGATGGCCGCCTGCTGGCCATCTACCAAGAGGTCGTCATCGAACGTGCACAGCAGCGACAGCGGCGGACGCGAGATCGCCGCTCCAACAGCGTATCCAGGAGCCGTCGAGGACTTCGACTCGTGCCGTCACAGGACGGGACGGTCGACCAGGCCAGCGGGAGCGCCGAGCCCGGAACGTCATCTGAGAACCTCATCGACCGGCACACGGCGACCAGCTTCTTCGGTGGTACGCGACCTACCATCACCATGCCACTGCGGACCCTCGGGACTGGCCGGTACGTAATTACCCAAGAGGATTTCGAGGCAGCAGACGCCCTCGCGCAGTTCTTGCGTAGGCTCGTACTCGAACCAGCCTTCCACTACGTCTCTCCGACGGGTGAAATCGACTTGAGCTATGCCGCGCTCTGTGTCATCTGCGGCCCGAAATGCTCACAGGTCATCGCAGACATCATCGCCTGCGACCCACATTTTTCCTTCGTCCCTGACGAAAATGGCCGATGGCGATTGACTGAGCGAAACACTGGGAACAGCTTGGGATCACCGCTCGACCTTGACTTCCCTGCGAATCAGGATCTCGCGTATGTCGCTCGCCTCCACCGGCCCGATGATCGACGCCCGTTCCTACTGATCGCCGGTGTTCACGCCGTTGGCTCTCGGGGCGCCGTAGACTTCCTCACCAAGCCGAGCAACCTACGCCAACTCCATCAGGCGGTAGGTAGTGAACCCTTCTCGATGGTAGTCTCATGCACGTTCACGCGAACACCGCTTCGCATTCTCTCCAGTGAAGCACTCATTGCACCAAGAACGCACTGAACGGAGCGAAATGCTAGGAGCCACCCAGCAGGTCGAAGCGGAACTGGGGAACGGCATT
This region includes:
- a CDS encoding helix-turn-helix transcriptional regulator; translated protein: MARPPKPLDPSASQAARLGAAVRQRREELGIIQEELAEMILFSRTHLAQVELGKASASEEFVRRCDGALKADGRLLAIYQEVVIERAQQRQRRTRDRRSNSVSRSRRGLRLVPSQDGTVDQASGSAEPGTSSENLIDRHTATSFFGGTRPTITMPLRTLGTGRYVITQEDFEAADALAQFLRRLVLEPAFHYVSPTGEIDLSYAALCVICGPKCSQVIADIIACDPHFSFVPDENGRWRLTERNTGNSLGSPLDLDFPANQDLAYVARLHRPDDRRPFLLIAGVHAVGSRGAVDFLTKPSNLRQLHQAVGSEPFSMVVSCTFTRTPLRILSSEALIAPRTH
- a CDS encoding aminotransferase class III-fold pyridoxal phosphate-dependent enzyme; amino-acid sequence: MSSSHVFHRVPGGLPRVARARGAQVWDADGRRYLDGAGGAVVVGVGHGDERVVEAIRTQALAVAYAHGTMFTSDALEAYAAELAEVVPVDDARVYPVSGGSEAIETALKMARAYHLARGEDRHKVIARWGSYHGNTRGALDVSGREPLRRPYLPWLGQASHTLAAYEYRCPFPDTHPDGCGRRYADALEAAIVRAGPGTVAAFVAEPVAGAALGAAVPPDDYWPAVAEVCRRHGVLLVADEVMTGFGRTGRWFGCDHWGVRPDVLAAAKGAASGYWPLGLAVASGPVHDTIAGTGFTHGLTYSHHVVGAAAGREVLRILRQDGLVEAAAGKGKRLLAELEARLAGHQRVGDVRGLGLMVAVELVADRASRAPFPRSAQVAERVVAAARDRGLLLYSSTGCADGTEGDLVMLGPPLVATDAEVEEMAATTAAAVQATTG
- a CDS encoding RNA-directed DNA polymerase; this translates as MATTRRNELLHRLLAGRCELCEGRTGLQVHHVRKLAGLNKPGRLERPSWVRLMAMRKRKTLVVCDRCHQDIHAGRATATTRN
- a CDS encoding CoA-transferase; the encoded protein is MLVVAGARALAGRRVCFVGIGLPNIAVALAQRTVAPDVELVYESGVYGARPARLPLSIGDPCLVTGATAAMSMVELFQYYLQGGLIDVGFLGAAQLDRYGNINTTVIGPYDHPKVRLPGSGGACEIAINAREVFVLMRQSARSFVERVDFQTSPGNLGGAALRAAQGWQGRGPSVVVTDLGTYRFDADTGEMVLATVHPGVTVDEVRAATGWDVRVAGDLATTPAPTGEELRLIREELDPQRIYVK
- a CDS encoding NfeD family protein; the encoded protein is MDVTIATGVAAGLIHTFDQTVMLTGALAMGLCLFTGLAWLGWRAWRAWRAPSILGAEGLVGRRATVRRAVGRTGWVLLDGALWRARSNSGPMRADQTVRVLAVEGLELLVAPEEWEEEGGGAVITALRARWW
- a CDS encoding CoA-transferase — its product is MADAVRELVRDGDTLAIEGFTHLISFAAGHEVIRQRKRDLVLCRLTPDVVYDQMVGAGVARKLVFSWLGNPGVGSLHAIRRRVEQADPAPLELEEYSHFGMVGRYTAGAANLPFYPLRSYFETDLPAVNPNIRPVASPFGGETVYAVPPLTPDVTIVHAQRADAGGNAQVWGLTGCQKEAAFAARRVIVVVEELVGEEVVRADPNRTLVPGMKVDAVVVCPRGAHPSYAQGYYDRDNRFYLEWDRISRDPELLEAWLKEWVHGTATHAEYVDKLGEARWRELTPGPALAGPVDYGDYR